In a genomic window of Alistipes sp. ZOR0009:
- a CDS encoding electron transfer flavoprotein subunit beta/FixA family protein, with protein MTNKGLKIVVLAKQVPDTRNVGKDAMKADGTVNRAALPAIFNPEDLNALEQALRLKDRYPGTTITILTMGPGRAADIIREGMYRGADNGVLLTDRKFAGSDTLATSYALSKAVAKIQPDLVIAGRQAIDGDTAQVGPQVAEKMGWPQVTYAENIIAFEEGELVIKRRLEHGVEVVAGKLPMVVTVTASAPEARPRNAKYLMKFKHARTVTELQEQTSDYYMELQNREYLRIPEWGVADVEAEAEQLGLSGSPTKVKKIENVVFAAKEAKRLTSENADIEWLMKELMANHTIG; from the coding sequence ATGACAAATAAAGGTTTAAAGATTGTTGTACTCGCAAAGCAAGTACCCGATACCCGCAACGTGGGTAAGGATGCTATGAAGGCAGACGGAACTGTTAACCGTGCCGCCCTTCCTGCGATCTTCAATCCCGAGGATTTGAATGCCTTAGAGCAGGCTCTAAGATTAAAAGACAGATATCCTGGAACAACTATCACCATTCTTACAATGGGTCCAGGACGTGCCGCAGACATCATCCGCGAAGGAATGTACCGTGGCGCAGACAACGGAGTCCTACTTACCGACCGCAAGTTCGCTGGTTCGGATACTTTGGCAACCTCTTATGCGCTATCAAAGGCTGTAGCTAAAATACAACCCGATTTGGTAATTGCAGGTCGTCAGGCTATCGACGGTGATACCGCTCAGGTAGGACCACAAGTTGCCGAAAAGATGGGTTGGCCTCAGGTTACCTATGCTGAGAACATCATTGCTTTCGAAGAGGGCGAATTGGTTATCAAGCGTCGTTTGGAGCATGGTGTTGAGGTGGTAGCTGGTAAACTTCCAATGGTGGTTACCGTTACGGCGTCGGCTCCAGAAGCTCGTCCACGTAACGCCAAGTACCTAATGAAGTTTAAGCACGCTCGTACGGTAACTGAGCTTCAAGAGCAAACTTCTGACTACTACATGGAGCTGCAAAACCGCGAATACCTTCGTATTCCAGAGTGGGGGGTAGCCGATGTTGAGGCTGAAGCCGAGCAATTAGGGTTATCTGGCTCGCCAACTAAGGTGAAAAAGATCGAAAACGTGGTGTTTGCCGCTAAGGAGGCAAAGCGCCTAACAAGCGAAAATGCCGATATCGAATGGTTGATGAAAGAGCTTATGGCTAATCACACCATTGGTTAA
- a CDS encoding EFR1 family ferrodoxin (N-terminal region resembles flavodoxins. C-terminal ferrodoxin region binds two 4Fe-4S clusters.): MISTIEKATIYYFSGTGNARRVSEWFAERATGSGIEATPISIDKIDRRDAAPPLENELVGFIGPTHGFNYPPILMNFVLHFPRAKGANSTAFVANTRGGVKMGKLFMPGLSGIALLMAAITLRIKGYKVVGMRSIDLPSNWVSLHPALSEKVVASIFEHCRPIVEKFADRLLSGKTDFRALRDMPADLLISPISVLYYILGRFILAKTFYADSQCNECGICVEKCPIKAIKMVNHKPFWTYRCESCMRCMNSCPKKAIETGHGYLFALIFVTYATVIAWMWSELAALVSVDKENIWVQLVGFIVESAIVFVVLALGYRALHYLKRLPLLRQLVEYTSFTKWRFWGRYRGLKQQQPKRKAD; this comes from the coding sequence ATGATTAGCACCATCGAAAAAGCAACCATTTACTACTTTTCGGGAACAGGAAATGCGCGCCGGGTATCGGAGTGGTTTGCCGAAAGAGCAACGGGCAGCGGCATTGAAGCAACACCCATAAGTATCGATAAGATTGACAGAAGAGACGCTGCTCCTCCCTTGGAGAACGAGCTCGTAGGCTTTATTGGTCCCACCCATGGATTTAACTATCCACCTATACTTATGAATTTTGTGTTACACTTTCCAAGGGCCAAAGGTGCCAACAGCACCGCCTTTGTTGCCAATACACGTGGAGGGGTAAAAATGGGAAAGCTATTTATGCCAGGGCTTAGTGGTATTGCGCTGCTTATGGCTGCTATCACGCTACGGATAAAAGGCTATAAGGTGGTCGGGATGCGCTCCATCGATCTCCCATCTAACTGGGTCTCGCTGCATCCTGCGCTATCGGAGAAAGTTGTAGCGTCGATATTTGAGCACTGCAGGCCCATCGTAGAAAAATTTGCAGATAGGCTTTTATCGGGCAAAACCGATTTTAGGGCGCTACGCGATATGCCCGCCGATCTGCTGATTTCACCCATCAGCGTGCTATACTATATTCTGGGCCGATTTATCTTGGCCAAAACTTTTTATGCCGACTCGCAGTGCAACGAGTGCGGTATCTGTGTGGAGAAGTGCCCCATCAAAGCAATCAAGATGGTGAACCATAAACCTTTTTGGACGTACCGCTGCGAGAGCTGCATGCGCTGCATGAATAGCTGCCCCAAAAAGGCCATAGAAACAGGTCATGGCTACCTTTTTGCGCTCATTTTTGTGACCTATGCAACGGTTATAGCATGGATGTGGAGCGAGCTCGCTGCGCTGGTTAGCGTAGACAAAGAAAATATATGGGTGCAGCTAGTAGGATTCATTGTCGAAAGCGCCATTGTTTTTGTGGTGCTAGCCTTAGGATACCGTGCGCTGCACTACCTAAAACGGCTTCCCCTGCTTCGGCAGCTCGTAGAGTATACATCGTTTACCAAATGGCGCTTTTGGGGACGATATCGGGGACTAAAGCAGCAGCAACCAAAAAGAAAGGCGGATTAA
- a CDS encoding DEAD/DEAH box helicase, translating into MRNFAELGIGEPYVRALTDLGISTPTDIQIKAIPFLLDKGTDFVGQAQTGTGKTAAFGLPLLEKIDGSSSKIQGLILAPTRELCQQIAKGLFRFTKYLDKKVFTEAVYGGAKIDLQIAALERPTQILVATPGRLLDLIDRRAVDLSQVRTTILDEADEMLSMGFKDELDAILNQLPSDRATWLFSATIPKGIERIIEQHMGSDAYRITASQEDVINRDISHRYILTTLGEKLTMLRRFLDGQGENRGVIFCRTRQDVQRLAEKLVELGLSADTIHGDLMQKEREKALRAFKKKRVQILVATDVAARGIDVDSLAYVVHYDLPEQVTQYTHRSGRTARAGRKGLSVSFIGSNEMYKLHSIERQLDIEIDKMEL; encoded by the coding sequence TTGAGAAATTTTGCTGAACTAGGCATTGGAGAACCGTACGTAAGGGCTCTCACCGATTTAGGAATTAGTACACCTACAGATATTCAGATTAAGGCAATTCCGTTCTTGCTAGATAAAGGAACCGACTTTGTTGGGCAGGCGCAGACTGGAACTGGCAAAACAGCCGCCTTCGGACTCCCCTTGTTAGAGAAAATTGATGGCAGCAGCAGCAAGATTCAGGGGCTAATTTTAGCGCCAACCCGCGAGCTTTGTCAGCAAATAGCCAAAGGGTTATTCCGTTTTACCAAGTATTTAGATAAAAAGGTCTTTACCGAAGCCGTTTATGGTGGCGCAAAGATCGATTTGCAGATTGCCGCGCTAGAGCGACCTACCCAAATACTGGTTGCAACACCTGGGCGGCTGCTCGATCTTATCGACCGTAGGGCTGTAGACCTTTCGCAGGTACGCACCACCATCCTCGACGAAGCCGACGAGATGCTAAGCATGGGATTTAAGGATGAGCTGGACGCCATTCTTAACCAGCTGCCCTCCGATCGGGCAACGTGGCTCTTCTCGGCCACCATCCCGAAGGGAATTGAGCGGATCATCGAGCAGCACATGGGCAGCGATGCGTACCGCATTACCGCTTCGCAGGAGGATGTAATTAATCGGGATATTTCGCACCGCTACATTCTTACCACGTTGGGCGAGAAGCTTACCATGCTACGCCGCTTTTTAGATGGGCAGGGCGAGAATCGCGGGGTGATATTCTGCCGAACTAGGCAGGACGTGCAGCGCCTTGCTGAAAAGCTCGTTGAGCTGGGCTTGTCTGCCGATACTATTCACGGCGATTTAATGCAAAAGGAGCGCGAGAAGGCTTTGCGTGCCTTCAAAAAGAAAAGAGTTCAAATCCTAGTAGCCACCGATGTGGCGGCTCGGGGCATCGATGTGGATAGCCTAGCCTACGTTGTACACTACGATCTGCCCGAACAGGTAACCCAATACACCCACCGTAGCGGCCGAACCGCTCGCGCAGGGCGTAAGGGGCTTTCCGTTTCGTTTATAGGCAGCAACGAGATGTATAAGCTGCACTCTATCGAAAGGCAGCTGGATATCGAAATTGATAAAATGGAGCTGTAG
- a CDS encoding patatin family protein encodes MDNVGLVLEGGGFRGIYTAAMLDVFHREDLFFNYAIGVSAGAAYGVSYVARQYQRNLAVNPYVADKRYCSVQNLIKKGNFFDWDFVYHYIPTQIIPFDYESFARSKTRMKVVITNCHTGNAEYVDLNGNDPKVFRDLLAATSSLPFLSKVCEFRGQLYMDGGIADSIPVMQAFRDGVDRAVVILTREKGYQKKPIKGKLLLKTFYRKYPKMVEAMVNRWKVYNRTLEELERLEQEGKVFIIRPSLPISVSRIENNPEALERAYYAAEREAETVLPELKRWLASK; translated from the coding sequence ATGGATAATGTTGGTTTGGTACTAGAAGGTGGTGGTTTCAGAGGGATTTATACTGCTGCAATGCTCGATGTTTTTCATAGGGAAGATCTATTTTTTAACTATGCCATTGGTGTTTCTGCGGGTGCTGCATACGGTGTGTCGTATGTTGCAAGGCAGTACCAGCGTAACCTAGCGGTTAATCCTTATGTTGCCGATAAGCGCTACTGCAGCGTACAGAATTTAATTAAGAAGGGCAACTTCTTCGACTGGGATTTTGTGTACCACTACATTCCTACCCAAATTATTCCGTTTGATTACGAGAGTTTCGCTCGCTCTAAAACCCGCATGAAGGTTGTAATAACAAACTGCCATACCGGTAATGCGGAGTACGTAGACCTAAATGGCAACGACCCTAAGGTCTTTAGAGATTTGCTCGCAGCTACCTCCTCGCTGCCTTTCCTATCGAAGGTTTGTGAATTTAGAGGACAACTTTACATGGATGGGGGGATTGCCGACTCCATTCCGGTGATGCAGGCCTTCCGCGACGGGGTAGATAGAGCCGTGGTGATACTAACCCGCGAGAAAGGCTACCAAAAAAAGCCCATAAAAGGGAAGCTGCTGCTAAAAACATTCTACCGTAAGTACCCTAAGATGGTTGAGGCGATGGTAAATCGTTGGAAGGTTTACAATAGAACATTGGAGGAGCTAGAGCGGCTGGAGCAGGAGGGAAAGGTCTTCATAATCCGTCCTAGCTTGCCCATTAGCGTTTCTAGGATAGAGAATAACCCGGAGGCGTTGGAGCGTGCCTACTATGCGGCAGAGCGTGAAGCCGAAACCGTTTTGCCAGAACTGAAGAGGTGGCTTGCTTCTAAGTAA
- a CDS encoding DUF418 domain-containing protein, whose amino-acid sequence METSLAKPRVEVVDALRGLVIMAILLLHNLEHFDLYFFPEWLPDWLKTLDGAVWSTLFFVFAGKSYAIFALLFGFTFHIQSSNQAKKGKDFRGRFAWRLLLLLGFGAVNSIFFQGDILAIYAVIGLVLIPVARLKDSWVFVIAVILLLQPQSWGHYVYALQHPAYELGPNACDKYFGLAAENLSNGSFLDVVKSNFTVGKMAVVSWSWVVGRVYQTAGLFMLGMLIGRRSLFVYSESSIKFWKYALGISIAAFCLLFFTKPLVIDSLSRPSLKGILEPILTSYSNFLFMVVLASTFICGYYLLSAFQRMAKGLSFIGRMTLTNYVLQSILGTFIYYGYGLSLYKYTGATMSLCIAIALIALQMLFCRWWLKSHKQGPLEALWHKATWINFR is encoded by the coding sequence ATGGAAACATCATTAGCCAAACCGCGCGTAGAGGTGGTCGATGCCCTGCGCGGGCTTGTAATTATGGCAATACTGCTGCTGCACAACCTAGAGCATTTCGATCTGTACTTCTTTCCAGAGTGGCTGCCCGATTGGCTAAAAACGTTAGACGGAGCCGTGTGGAGTACGCTGTTTTTTGTTTTTGCCGGAAAGTCGTACGCCATCTTTGCGCTTCTTTTTGGGTTTACGTTTCACATCCAATCCAGCAATCAGGCCAAAAAAGGGAAAGACTTTAGAGGTCGGTTCGCCTGGCGCCTGCTGCTACTTTTAGGCTTCGGTGCAGTAAACTCCATCTTTTTTCAGGGAGATATCTTGGCAATCTATGCCGTTATTGGGCTGGTGCTAATTCCGGTAGCGCGTCTTAAAGATTCTTGGGTTTTCGTCATTGCGGTAATCTTGCTGCTTCAGCCTCAATCGTGGGGCCACTATGTTTATGCGCTGCAGCACCCTGCTTACGAGTTGGGACCTAATGCGTGCGACAAGTATTTTGGTTTGGCGGCAGAGAATTTAAGTAACGGCTCCTTCCTCGATGTTGTAAAAAGCAACTTTACCGTTGGTAAAATGGCGGTGGTTAGCTGGTCGTGGGTGGTTGGACGTGTTTACCAAACTGCCGGATTGTTTATGCTCGGAATGCTCATCGGGCGTCGTAGCCTTTTTGTTTACTCGGAGTCTAGCATAAAGTTCTGGAAGTATGCCTTGGGCATTTCCATCGCAGCTTTCTGCTTGCTGTTTTTTACCAAGCCGTTAGTAATCGACTCTTTAAGCCGACCATCGCTAAAGGGAATTCTAGAACCGATTTTAACTTCGTATAGCAACTTTCTATTTATGGTAGTGCTTGCCTCTACGTTTATTTGCGGCTACTATCTTCTTAGCGCGTTTCAGCGAATGGCTAAGGGGCTTTCTTTTATAGGAAGGATGACCTTAACTAACTACGTATTACAGTCTATTCTTGGTACATTTATATATTATGGGTATGGACTCTCGCTTTACAAGTACACCGGTGCGACCATGAGCCTGTGTATTGCAATAGCGCTAATTGCCCTTCAAATGTTATTCTGCCGCTGGTGGCTAAAGTCTCACAAGCAAGGTCCGCTTGAGGCTTTGTGGCATAAAGCGACGTGGATTAATTTCAGATAA
- a CDS encoding patatin-like phospholipase family protein, whose translation MFSIKLKKTSVFLLFLLFWISILPLSAQRPKIGLALAGGGAKGLAHIGILKAIDSAGLKVDYITGTSMGAIVGSLYAAGYSGKQIEEITLSIDWGQLFKNSANYKDIALSEKDEYNGYILEVPLIGYKPALSSGLINPEGIWAEFLKHLYPVYDVKDFHKLNIPFECIATDLETGKPVVLSSGEIVQAIRSSMAIPSVFTPVEYQGKYLVDGGLVRNFPVRYAKEMGADYLIGVSLWDGLLKRDRITNALDVFNQITSYVDAADAEEEKAMCNLLISPPIGEYTAASFSDYRDIIRIGNEMGKQMYPTFKHLADSLNAIEPIPYDPYSRMKGKASVTIDSIEVAGLSGIKKKQLIHNMDLDINRAYSARKLSESLKRAYSTLNYKYLYYELYPTDKLNHAKIRLITEEDYHSWVKLGLFYNNFLGAGISLNYTLRNFRKTNSRSMVKLAIGDNFDGIVQTKFFYGDNSKHQLKGELRVTDLKIPIYEGSNRLFVYNATFSTLEASYMKYVNKYTGIGTGLSYNLKTYSPDIAATIRIKGHESQLYFFVNQLTNSIDRRFFTTRGAISNFEGGIAFARNTFNKATGLGVDTLSKLLSSKPYFKLRYLLTGYIPVSTKTSLVGSFNVGALINHSGVYLNEFFFGGEQPLFKQQIQFVGLKDAQIITDSYVAGLFGIQTNLLSNLYTQARINYGYYNFINGNSSISNANRKKQILGLGVTAGYYVSKWPVQLSVSYSPQIGKVYTAFSIGYAFY comes from the coding sequence ATGTTCTCCATTAAACTAAAAAAGACCTCTGTCTTTTTACTTTTTCTGCTGTTTTGGATTAGCATTCTTCCGCTTTCGGCACAGCGACCCAAGATAGGTTTAGCGCTGGCGGGTGGCGGAGCAAAAGGGCTGGCGCATATTGGTATTCTTAAAGCAATAGATAGCGCAGGCTTAAAGGTAGACTACATTACAGGGACTAGCATGGGAGCCATTGTCGGTTCGCTTTACGCTGCGGGCTATTCGGGAAAGCAAATTGAAGAAATTACCCTATCCATCGATTGGGGGCAGCTCTTTAAAAACTCAGCAAACTACAAGGATATCGCCTTAAGCGAAAAGGACGAGTACAACGGCTACATACTAGAAGTACCCCTTATCGGATATAAGCCTGCCCTTTCGTCGGGATTAATTAACCCAGAAGGGATTTGGGCAGAATTCTTAAAGCACCTGTATCCTGTTTACGACGTTAAAGATTTTCACAAGCTAAATATCCCCTTCGAGTGCATTGCAACCGATTTGGAAACAGGAAAACCCGTTGTGCTTTCGTCGGGTGAGATTGTGCAGGCCATACGCAGCAGCATGGCAATTCCATCGGTGTTTACCCCGGTAGAGTATCAGGGTAAGTATTTGGTTGATGGTGGACTTGTTCGCAACTTCCCAGTTCGGTATGCCAAGGAGATGGGTGCCGACTACCTTATTGGCGTTAGCCTTTGGGATGGGCTGCTAAAGCGCGACCGCATTACCAACGCGCTGGACGTGTTTAACCAAATTACCAGCTACGTTGATGCTGCAGATGCCGAAGAGGAAAAAGCAATGTGCAACCTGCTCATATCGCCTCCAATTGGCGAGTATACGGCTGCCAGCTTTAGCGACTATCGCGATATTATTCGTATCGGAAACGAGATGGGTAAGCAAATGTACCCCACCTTTAAGCATTTGGCCGACTCGCTAAATGCGATAGAGCCCATCCCCTACGATCCGTACAGCAGGATGAAAGGAAAAGCTTCCGTTACCATAGACAGCATCGAGGTTGCTGGGCTAAGCGGCATCAAGAAGAAGCAGCTAATCCACAACATGGACCTAGACATTAACAGGGCATACTCTGCTCGCAAGCTCTCCGAGTCGCTAAAGCGAGCCTACTCCACCCTAAACTACAAGTACCTGTACTACGAGCTCTACCCTACCGACAAGCTTAACCACGCAAAAATAAGGCTGATAACCGAAGAGGATTACCACAGCTGGGTTAAGCTAGGCCTGTTTTACAACAACTTTCTGGGAGCAGGCATTTCGCTAAACTACACGCTCCGAAACTTTAGAAAAACGAATAGCCGCTCGATGGTAAAGTTGGCCATTGGCGACAACTTTGACGGAATTGTGCAAACCAAGTTCTTTTATGGAGATAACTCAAAGCATCAGCTAAAAGGGGAGCTTAGGGTAACCGACTTAAAGATTCCCATTTACGAGGGATCAAACCGCCTATTTGTTTACAACGCCACCTTTTCGACGTTGGAGGCTTCGTACATGAAATACGTAAACAAGTACACCGGTATTGGAACAGGACTGAGCTACAACCTAAAAACCTACTCGCCAGACATTGCTGCAACCATTCGTATAAAAGGGCACGAGTCGCAGCTTTACTTCTTTGTAAACCAGCTAACCAACTCCATCGACCGCCGATTTTTCACAACAAGAGGTGCCATTTCGAACTTCGAAGGAGGTATTGCTTTTGCCAGAAACACCTTTAATAAGGCAACGGGGTTAGGAGTTGACACATTATCCAAGCTGCTTAGCAGTAAGCCCTACTTTAAGCTACGATATCTTCTAACGGGATACATCCCCGTATCGACCAAAACATCGCTGGTGGGTAGCTTTAATGTTGGCGCCCTGATAAACCATAGCGGAGTATACCTCAACGAGTTTTTCTTTGGGGGCGAGCAACCGCTATTTAAGCAGCAAATTCAGTTTGTGGGACTAAAGGATGCCCAAATAATTACAGATTCCTACGTAGCCGGATTGTTTGGCATACAAACCAACCTCCTCTCCAACCTGTACACCCAAGCGCGCATCAACTACGGCTACTACAACTTTATTAATGGAAATAGCTCCATCTCCAACGCAAACCGAAAAAAGCAAATACTAGGACTTGGAGTTACCGCAGGCTACTACGTTTCGAAATGGCCAGTGCAGCTTTCGGTTTCCTACTCTCCTCAAATAGGGAAAGTGTACACCGCCTTCTCTATTGGATATGCGTTCTACTAG
- a CDS encoding electron transfer flavoprotein subunit alpha/FixB family protein translates to MNNIFVYCEIENGKVADVSLELLTKGRNLADQLGCQLEALAIGHNLAGIEVELGQYGADVVHVADDARLYPFRNLPHTTLVNAIFTEEKPQIALFGATSIGRDLAPRVSSALHSGLTADCTSLEIGSHTENKSGKVYENLLYQIRPAFGGNIIATIINPDCRPQMATVREGVMKKDVIANAKPAAVKTVDVNKYLTDADELVRIIEREIEERKIDIKGAPIIVAGGYGVGSKENFALLHELAQVLGGEVGASRAAVDAGYAEHARQIGQTGVTVRPKLYIACGISGQIQHTAGMEQSAMVISINNDPNAPINQIADYAITGDVADIIPKMIKYYKSNSK, encoded by the coding sequence GTGAACAACATTTTTGTTTACTGCGAAATAGAAAATGGTAAGGTTGCCGATGTAAGCCTTGAGCTACTTACCAAAGGCCGTAACCTTGCCGATCAGCTAGGCTGCCAGCTAGAGGCGCTTGCTATTGGTCACAACCTTGCCGGAATCGAAGTAGAGCTAGGACAGTACGGTGCCGATGTGGTACATGTTGCCGACGATGCTCGCCTTTACCCTTTCCGCAACCTGCCTCACACTACCCTTGTTAACGCTATCTTCACCGAAGAGAAGCCTCAAATCGCCCTATTTGGTGCTACATCAATTGGTCGCGACTTGGCTCCACGCGTTTCTTCTGCGCTACACAGCGGGTTAACTGCCGACTGTACATCGCTAGAAATCGGCTCGCATACCGAAAACAAGAGTGGCAAGGTATACGAAAACCTTCTTTACCAAATCCGCCCAGCGTTTGGTGGTAACATCATTGCTACCATCATCAACCCCGATTGCCGCCCACAAATGGCAACCGTTCGCGAGGGGGTAATGAAGAAGGACGTTATTGCAAACGCTAAGCCTGCCGCTGTAAAAACAGTTGACGTTAACAAGTACCTTACTGATGCCGACGAGCTGGTTCGCATCATCGAGCGCGAAATCGAAGAGCGCAAGATCGACATCAAAGGGGCCCCAATTATCGTTGCTGGTGGATACGGCGTTGGCTCTAAAGAAAATTTTGCCCTTCTACACGAGCTTGCTCAGGTGCTAGGTGGCGAGGTTGGCGCATCGCGTGCCGCTGTTGACGCAGGATATGCCGAGCATGCCCGTCAAATCGGTCAAACCGGTGTTACCGTTCGCCCTAAGCTTTACATCGCTTGTGGTATCTCTGGCCAAATTCAGCACACCGCTGGTATGGAGCAATCGGCTATGGTTATCTCTATAAATAACGATCCGAATGCACCTATCAACCAAATTGCCGACTACGCAATTACCGGTGATGTGGCCGATATCATCCCTAAGATGATTAAGTACTACAAGAGCAACTCGAAGTAA
- a CDS encoding LTA synthase family protein → MKKGWLNKGVLENEYIVLLYQFVVLLFLYAICRLLFYWFNLALFPNISTGELLTIMRGGVKFDTAGLLYLNAAYMLLYIFPHPWKFRVGYQKFLRWWFIIINSIGLALNAIDFKYYPFILKRTTLGVYDILKNEQNMGSLAFQFIIDYWYVYLIWGALVFALVYLTKLLKPRPTPIKKWYYAYPFGIAMLLLFSAFSVAGIRGDFKHSTRPITISNAGEYVKSAEQVAIVVNTPFSVIRTAGNKSFTHMNFYKSEDELAKEFSPIQTIQTTAPFQKKNVMVIILESFAREHFGVFNKNLDGGKYKGYTPFLDSLAKQSLVFPNAYANGRKSIDAMPSVLASLPALVLPYVVSDYSTNKVNSLATILDQEGYETSFFHGAPNGSMGFLAFSKLAGFQKYFGKTEFNNDKEFDGMWGIWDEPFFQYWGKEVGKMKKPFFSAIFSISSHHPFKVPQKYEGVFPKGPLPLHQCIGYTDHALKMFFNSIKNEPWFKNTLFVITADHCTVPVHKEFKTNIGSFAIPLIFYTPDGSLKGVNERLAQQIDIMPTILSHLNYNKPFVTFGTNLFNSKDKSFVLNYIGDAYQYMEGDIAIYFDGKKTIGVYNYKKDPDLKQNLLGKIDVSKEEAKMKAVLQQYNNRMIENRLVVK, encoded by the coding sequence ATGAAAAAAGGATGGCTTAACAAGGGAGTTTTAGAAAATGAATACATCGTACTCCTTTATCAATTTGTGGTACTACTCTTTTTGTATGCCATTTGTAGGCTACTTTTCTACTGGTTTAATCTAGCGCTATTCCCCAATATTAGCACGGGCGAGCTACTTACCATAATGCGTGGAGGTGTAAAATTTGATACGGCAGGCTTGCTTTACCTTAACGCGGCCTACATGCTGCTCTACATTTTCCCTCATCCTTGGAAGTTTAGGGTTGGCTACCAAAAATTTCTTCGCTGGTGGTTTATCATCATTAACTCTATAGGATTAGCACTAAATGCTATAGACTTTAAGTACTATCCGTTTATACTTAAGCGAACAACGCTTGGCGTTTACGACATCCTCAAAAACGAACAAAACATGGGCTCGTTAGCATTCCAGTTTATTATAGACTACTGGTATGTTTACCTTATCTGGGGTGCGCTTGTGTTTGCGTTGGTATACCTTACAAAGCTGCTCAAGCCAAGACCTACGCCCATAAAAAAATGGTACTACGCCTACCCTTTCGGGATTGCAATGCTACTTCTATTTAGCGCGTTCTCCGTTGCAGGTATTAGAGGAGACTTTAAGCATAGCACCCGCCCAATTACGATAAGCAACGCTGGCGAGTATGTAAAATCGGCCGAGCAGGTTGCCATTGTGGTAAACACCCCATTTAGCGTAATACGTACGGCTGGAAATAAGTCCTTTACCCATATGAACTTTTACAAGTCGGAAGACGAGCTGGCTAAAGAGTTCTCCCCAATTCAGACTATTCAAACAACCGCGCCATTCCAAAAGAAAAACGTAATGGTGATAATACTGGAAAGCTTTGCTCGCGAGCATTTCGGTGTATTTAATAAGAATTTGGATGGCGGAAAGTATAAAGGATATACCCCATTTCTAGATTCGTTAGCCAAGCAAAGTTTGGTATTTCCAAACGCCTATGCCAATGGCCGCAAATCTATTGATGCAATGCCATCTGTACTTGCATCGCTTCCAGCGCTAGTTTTACCCTACGTTGTATCCGACTATTCAACCAACAAGGTTAACTCACTAGCAACCATACTAGATCAAGAAGGATACGAAACATCCTTCTTTCATGGCGCTCCCAACGGCTCTATGGGATTTTTGGCGTTTAGTAAGCTGGCTGGATTTCAAAAGTATTTTGGAAAAACAGAATTCAACAACGATAAGGAGTTCGACGGGATGTGGGGCATCTGGGATGAACCCTTCTTTCAATACTGGGGCAAAGAGGTCGGAAAGATGAAAAAGCCTTTCTTCAGCGCTATCTTTTCCATATCGTCTCACCATCCATTCAAGGTTCCTCAAAAGTATGAAGGAGTATTCCCTAAAGGTCCGCTACCACTACACCAGTGCATTGGCTATACCGATCATGCGCTTAAGATGTTTTTCAATAGCATAAAAAATGAACCTTGGTTTAAGAATACGCTGTTCGTTATTACTGCCGATCACTGCACAGTTCCTGTTCATAAGGAATTTAAAACAAACATTGGCTCCTTTGCTATTCCGCTAATATTTTACACCCCCGATGGCTCTCTTAAAGGTGTTAACGAGCGCCTTGCCCAGCAAATCGATATAATGCCAACAATACTTAGCCACCTGAATTATAACAAACCATTTGTAACCTTTGGAACCAACCTTTTCAATTCTAAAGACAAATCGTTTGTTCTAAACTACATTGGAGATGCCTACCAATACATGGAGGGTGATATAGCCATCTACTTTGATGGAAAAAAGACTATCGGCGTATACAACTACAAGAAAGATCCAGACCTAAAACAGAACCTACTGGGCAAAATAGACGTAAGCAAGGAGGAAGCAAAAATGAAAGCGGTCCTTCAGCAGTACAACAATAGAATGATAGAAAACAGGCTGGTTGTAAAATAA